Proteins encoded together in one Mycoplasma miroungirhinis window:
- a CDS encoding deoxycytidylate deaminase, which yields MKKIFLTENGSLKWDYYFMSLAKLSAMRSKDPTTKVGACIVSDTNHVISVGYNGMPKSLNQDDENENIDNDKIFSWERPKTKDDIKNSKYTYVVHAEANAIINANLTNSNIKSNSTIYITHSPCFNCAKLIVQSKIKRVVYTQEYLNDTEEWESSLYILKTMGVELIKLDNDFDIEIVEK from the coding sequence ATGAAAAAAATATTTTTAACTGAAAATGGTAGTTTGAAATGAGATTATTACTTTATGTCTCTTGCTAAATTATCAGCTATGCGTTCAAAAGATCCAACTACCAAAGTTGGAGCTTGTATTGTAAGTGATACAAATCATGTTATTAGTGTAGGTTATAACGGAATGCCTAAAAGTCTTAATCAAGATGATGAAAATGAAAATATAGATAATGATAAAATTTTTAGTTGAGAAAGACCAAAAACAAAAGACGATATTAAAAATTCAAAATATACTTACGTAGTACATGCAGAAGCTAATGCAATTATTAATGCAAATTTAACTAATAGTAATATAAAATCTAATTCAACTATTTATATAACACATTCACCTTGTTTTAATTGTGCTAAATTAATTGTTCAATCTAAAATAAAAAGGGTTGTTTATACACAAGAATATTTAAATGATACTGAAGAATGAGAAAGTAGTTTATATATTTTAAAAACTATGGGTGTTGAATTAATCAAATTAGATAACGATTTTGATATTGAAATCGTTGAAAAATAA
- a CDS encoding DUF3800 domain-containing protein: MSMNLKIFSDESGVFDSKNNRYYILAGVIILNNKDYNNVLLKYRNVEMNIKSILKIDNKSELKAYNTAPKYKRRLLNVINSYYKFAIVIDLNKVYDRIMNNKFHKQSFQDYAYSRGVKEFLLFLAEQNVISLEEINSINFFLDQRPTSTSGWYELCQSIKKELKFGKYDEKFLNFREGIIPTVKNIELKYLDSKSHYLIRASDFLANHLFYLWNKKDKKSHSQYLNKHNKLFIIKLP; the protein is encoded by the coding sequence ATGTCTATGAATTTAAAAATTTTTAGTGATGAATCTGGAGTTTTCGATTCTAAAAATAACAGATATTATATATTAGCAGGTGTAATAATTCTTAATAATAAAGATTATAACAATGTTTTATTAAAATATAGAAACGTCGAAATGAATATTAAAAGTATTTTAAAAATTGATAATAAAAGCGAATTAAAAGCATATAACACAGCTCCAAAATATAAAAGAAGATTGTTGAATGTAATAAACAGTTATTACAAATTTGCTATTGTAATAGACTTAAATAAAGTGTATGATAGAATTATGAATAACAAATTTCATAAACAATCTTTTCAAGATTATGCATATTCTCGAGGAGTTAAAGAATTTTTATTATTCTTAGCAGAACAAAATGTAATTTCTTTAGAAGAAATAAATTCTATTAATTTTTTCCTAGATCAAAGACCTACTTCAACATCTGGTTGATATGAATTGTGTCAATCAATAAAGAAAGAATTAAAGTTTGGAAAATACGATGAAAAATTTTTAAATTTTAGAGAAGGAATAATCCCAACCGTAAAAAATATAGAATTAAAATATTTAGATTCAAAAAGTCATTATCTAATCAGAGCTAGCGATTTTTTAGCTAATCATTTATTTTATTTATGAAATAAAAAAGATAAAAAAAGTCATTCTCAATATCTAAACAAACATAATAAATTATTTATAATAAAATTACCTTAA